The genomic DNA AGGACGGCCCGGTCGACGGCCGGCAGGCGGCGGAGCTCCCACTCCTGGGAGAGGTAGCGCTCGATGGCGGCGTCGATCTCGTCGAGACGCTCGGCGGCGCCGCGGACCAGCTCGGAGGTGTAGTCGGCGACCGGGGCGACCCCGTTCTCCTGGAATCGCGACAGCGCGATGCGATCCTCGACGATGGCGACCGGGTCGACGTCGCGGGTCTCCGCCTCGAACAGGAAGTCGACGGCGCGACGGCGGGCGCGATAACGGGCGCCGCGGCGGCGGTAGTTCTTCTCCACGGCCGGGGGCTGACCGGACTTGCCGGCGTCCGGGGTGGATTCGGTGTTCTCAGACAACGTGGTCGAGACTCCTCGTACGTTAGGGCTGATTAGTTGTTGACTCGGGAGAGGTACTCGCCCGTGCGGGTGTCGACCTTGAGGACGTTGCCGGTCTCAATGAACAGCGGGACCTGGATCTCGGCACCGGTCTCGAGGGTGGCCGGCTTGGTTCCGCCGGACGATCGGTCGCCCTGCAGGCCCGGCTCGGTGTGGGAGACGGTCAGATCCACGGAGGTCGGCAGTTCGCCGAAGAGGGCGTTGCCCTCATGGAAGGAGACCTGGACCCGCATGTTCTCGAGGAGGAACTTGCCGGCGTCGCCGAAGGCGTCATGGCCGAGCTCGAACTGCTCGTAGGTCTTGTCGTCCATGACGACGTAGGAGGTGCCGTCGTCGTAGAGGTAGGTCATGTCGCGACGGTCGACGGTGGCGGTCTCGACCTTGACGCCGGCGTTGAAGGTCTTGTCGATGGTCTTGCCCGAGACGATCTCCTTGAGCTTGGTGCGCACGAAGGCAGGACCCTTACCCGGCTTGACGTGCTGGAACTCCACGATCTGCGACAGCTTGCCGTCGATGACCAGGACCATGCCGTTCTTGAAGTCGGCCGTAGTTGCCACGAATGTTCTCCTATGTGGTTGGCGGGGTTTCTCGTGAAAGTCTTTTGCTGCTCTACAAACCTACACCACGGTGAGATCAGTGCTGATTCCGGAGGTGATCACGCGCGGCGCCCCCTCGGTGATGACGAGGGTGTCCTCGATACGCACTCCCCCACGACCCGGCACGTAGATGCCCGGCTCGATGGTCAGCGTCATTCCCGGTGCGAGCACGCCTTCACCGCTTGTCGACGCCGACGGCCCCTCATGGACCTCCAGCCCGATTCCGTGGCCGGTGGAATGCACGAAATTCTTTCCGTAGCCTGCGTCGGTGATGATGTCCCGGCATGCTTTATCGACATCGACCAGCGCGGTGCCCGGCCGGGCCGCCGCGATGCCAGCGCGCTGGGCCTGCAGGACGGTGGCGTAGACGGACTGGGCGGTGCTGTTGGCTCGTCCCATGACGAAAGTGCGGGTCATGTCCGAGTTGAAGCCGCCCCGGTGGGCGCCGAAATCGATGGTGACTAGATCCTCGTCCTGGATGACCCGGTCACCCGCGCCATGGTGCGGCTTGGCGGAGTTGGGGCCGGAGGCGACGATGGTGTCGAAACTCGGCCGCTCCGCCCCGAGCGCACGCATGCGGTACTCCAGATCCGCGGCGACCTCGAACTCGCGACGCCCGACGGCCAGCTCCCCGTCGTCGAGCAGGCCGATCATCGCCTGGGTGGCCAGCGCCGCGACGTCGGCGAGCGCGTCGATCTCATAGTCACCCTTGATCAGACGCAGCTTCTCGACCGCACCGGTGAGCGGCACCAGCGTCGAATCCTCGGGGCAGACGTCCCTGAGCGCCTCGAACTGGGCGACGGTGACGTGCTCGGACTCGAAACCGATGCGGTCGTAGCGGCCCCCCTCCCGGAGGACGGCCTCCGCGCTCGGCCGGGCGATGATGGCCTCGATCTCCGGGACCTCCTCCCGGATCTGGGTGGTGTAGCGGCCGTCCGTCGCAATCACGGCGGTTCGGTCCTTGCCCACCAGCAGCGCCGCGTTCGAACCGGAGAAACCGGTCAGGTAGCGAACGTGAATGAGGTTGGTGACTAGGAGCGCATCAATGCGCTGCGCGGCCAGAGCCGAGGCCAGCGCTCGGCGGCGGGTGTCGAAACGATTGTCGGCGTACGCCATGGTGGGGTGACCTCCCGGGAAAGATGCGTTCTGCGTGATTTCTCCCACTCTAGCGCCCGACCGCATGGCCGGGGCCCTTAAGGGGCGAAGAAACGCAGCGCGTACTCGTAGCCGACGACTCCGAGGCCGGCGATGACCCCGCGGGCGATCGGCGACAGGTAGGAATGCTGGCGGAAAGGCTCCCGGGCGTGCACGTTCGAGATGTGCACCTCGACGAATCCGGGGCCGTCGGCGACCTCCGCCAGGGCGTCGCGAAGCGCCACCGAGGTGTGGGTGAACCCGCCCGGGTTGATGACCACGGCCCAGCCGTTGTCGGCGGCCTCATGGACCCACTCGATCAGCTCGCCCTCATGGTTGGACTGTCGGCAGATGACCTCGAGACCGAGCCCGGCCCCCAGTTCGGTGACCGAGTTCTCGATGTCGGCGAGCGTGGTGGAGCCGTAGATTTCCGGCTGGCGCTTGCCCAGGCGGTTGAGGTTCGGCCCGTTGAGGACGAGAACGGTGCGCACCGCGGGCATCTAGAACCCCTCCGAGATTGCTGCGTAGGCGGCGCGCAGTTCGTCGACGGTGGCGTCGACGAGGCGGGTGGTCGAGCCGACCTCGCCGTCGAGGACGACGAAGCGGATCGAGCCGTCCCGGTTCTTTTTGTCCCGGGTCATCGCGGCGTAGAGCTCGTCGAAGTGGCCGGGTTCGTAGGTCGTCGGCAGGCCGACCGACTGGAGGATGTTCCGGTGGCGGCGGACGAGCTTCTTGTCGATGAGTCCTCGGGCGTGCGCCAGCTCAGCGACGAACATCATGCCCACGGCGACGGCGTGACCGTGCCGCCACGCGTAGTTCTCCCGCAGCTCGATGGCGTGGCCGAAGGTGTGGCCGTAGTTGAGGGTCTCGCGCAGCCCGGACTCCTTGAGATCCTCGCCGACCACCGACGCCTTGACCGCCACGGAACGCTCGATCAGCTCGGCGAGGCGATGGCTGGGCATGGCGACACCGTCCTTTTCCGTCTCGTAGATCTCAAGGATGCGCTCATCGGCGATGAAACCGGTCTTGATGATCTCCGCCGACCCCGCGACCAGCTCCTGCTCCGGCAGGGTGTTCAGGATGTCCAGGTCGATGAACACCGCTGTCGGCTCATGGAAGGCGCCGACCAGGTTTTTGCCCGCGGCGGTGTTGATGCCGGTCTTGCCGCCGACGGAGGCGTCGACCATCCCCAGCAGGGTGGTCGGAACCTGCACGACGCGAACGCCGCGCATCCAGGCGGCGGCCACGAAGCCCGCCAGGTCGGTGGCGGCGCCGCCACCGATGCCGATGACGACGTCACGCCGCCCGAGGCCGAGCTCACCGAACCGGTCCCAGAGCCGGCCGCAGACCTCGAGCGTCTTTCCCTCCTCGGCGTCCGGGATGACCAGCATCGTTGCATCGATGTTGCGGGTCTCCAGATCCACCGACACCCGACGGGCGACGGCCGTCAGCGTCGGTTGGTGGATGATCGCGACCTTCGTCGGCGCCAGGTCGGTGATGAAATCGGCCAGTTCGTCGCTGAGGTTGTGACCGATGGTCACCGGATATGGGCTCGGACCGTTGACGGTGATGGTGGGCACGGAATATCTCGTCTCTGTCTGCGTCGGGAGCGGGGTCAGGCTCGGGGCGGGAGCGGGGTGCCGGTGAAATCACCGTCACCGGCGCACCTGATACCGGAGATGTTACTCGGCCGGACTCCTCGGGGAATCTGGGGCAGCCGGCTAGTAGGCGTCGAGGAACCCGAGGATGTCGGCGACGACCTGCTGCGGGCTGCGGCTGTCGGTGCGGACCCGGTAGTCGGCTACCTCGCGGTAGAACGGCGCGCGGGTCTCCAGCAGCTGGCGGTAGTGCTCGAATAAGTTCGCCGCCGCCAGGACCGGGCGGGAATCGTCGGAACCGGTGCGGCGCACGCCCTCCTCCGCGGAGACGTCCACCCACACCACGGCATGGCTGGCGAGCAGTTCACGGGTCGAGTCGGTGAGCACGGCTCCCCCGCCGAGGCTGACGATGCCACCGGTGGTCAGCGCTTCGGCGACTTTCTCGGCCTCGATCTCGCGGAAGCGCTCCTCGCCGAGCTCGCTGAAGACGGCGCCGGTGGCCTTGCCCGCGTCCTCCGCGATCAGGTCATCCGTGTCGACCAGGGGCAGACTCAGCGCACGCGAGAGGCGACGCCCGATGGTCGATTTTCCGGCGCCCGGCGGGCCGACGAGAACCACCTTCGGCCGGGTGTGGCAGACGATGGGATGGACGAGTTCGGAATAGTCACCCTCAGCCGTCAGCTCGATCAGCGGGCTGACGGGAGCGATGGTGGGAACCTCACCGAGCACGTTCGGTGCCTTGGGGTAGGTGGTGGGGTCAGTCAAGGTGTGTTTCTCCTGTCTCAGTCCCGCGTACCTGGTCGCGGGGGATTCCCATGGGCTCTGACCGGGGTCGGGCAGGGGCACGACCGCCTTCCCCGGTGAACAACTCAGTCGTCGGAGCCGTTCTCGAACGCCAGACGCTGATCGACGTAGGCCAGGTAGGCGGCGATGTTCGCCTTGGTCTCCGGCAACGAGTCGCCACCGAACTTGTCCAGCACGGCACGGGCGAGCACCAGCGCCACCATGGCCTCGGCGACGATCCCCGCCGCCGGGACCGCGCAGACGTCCGAGCGCTGGTGGATGCCGGTCGCCTCCGAGCCGTCGGACATGTCCACGGTCTTCAGCGCCCGCGGTACCGTCGAGATCGGCTTCATGGCCGCACGGACGCGCAGCTGCTGGCCGTTGGTCATGCCGCCCTCGATGCCACCGGCACGGTTGGTGAGTCGGGCCACCCCGTCCTCGGTACGGACCATCTCGTCGTGGGCGGCGGAGCCGCGTCGGCGGGCCTCCTCGAAGCCGTCGCCGATTTCCACGCCCTTGATCGCCTGGATACCCATGAGAGCGGACGCGAGCTGAGCGTCGAGCCGCTGCTCGCCGCTGATGTGGGTGCCCAGTCCGATGGGCAGACCGTCGACGACGACCTCGACGATGCCGCCGAGGGTGTCACCGGCCTTCTTGGCGGCCTCGATCTCGGCGACCATGGACTCGCCGGCCGCGGCGTCAAAGGCCCGGGTCGGGTTCTGGTCGATCGCGTCGATGTCGGCCGGGGTCGGCGCCGGGCCGGTGTAGGGCTCGGACGCGCCGATGGAGATAACGTGGCTGATGACCTCGACGCCGAGGGTCTCACGCAGGAAGTTGCGCGCCAGGGTGGCGGCGGCGACCCGGGCGGCGGTCTCCCGCGCAGAAGAACGCTCCAGGACCGGGCGGGCGTCGTCGAAACCGTATTTCACCATGCCGGAGAAATCGGCGTGGCCGGGACGCGGGCGGGTGAGCTTGGCGCCACGGCCGGAGCTCATCGCCTTCTCCACCTCGGGATCGCTCATGTCCAGCGCTTCCGGGCTCATGATGGTGGTCCACTTCGGCCACTCGGTGTTGCCGATCATGATGGCGACTGGGCCGCCGATGGTCTCGCCGTGGCGGATACCGGTGAGCAGCGTCAGCTCATCGGCCTCAAACTTCATGCGCGCGCCGCGCCCATAGCCCAGGCGACGACGGGCGAGATGACGGGAGATCTCCTCCGTCGTGACGGGCACGCCCGCAGGCATGTTCTCGACGAGGGCGATGAGGGCTTGGCCGTGCGATTCACCGGCGGTGGTCCAACGAAGCATGCAGGTATTCTCCCACACAGCATCCTGGGAGGGCATATCGGTGGCACTTTGCCCCCACTCGCGGTCAGCTGCGGCTCAGCCCCAGCGGGAAAACGCCGCCAGGACACCGACGACGACGGCGGCGGCGATCATCGAGGGCCCGTGCGCCGCGGAGGCGGATCCGCGAAGCGTCATGACCGCCACACTGAAGGCCGCGGACGCCACCACCGCCATCAGCACGCCGCTCATTCCCGACAGGGCGCTGAGCAGCGCACCGAGGCTCAGCGCCAGTTTGACGTCTCCCCCGCCGATTCCACCACCGGCGACCCCGAGCCCCAGGTAGAGAAGTGCCCAACACAGACCGGCCGGCAGCAGGGACGGCTCGGCCAGCGCGAGAACCGCCACCCCGGTGGCCGCCGGGGGAAGCGTGAGGGCGTCGGGCAGGCGGCGACGGCCGAGGTCGGAGACCACCAACATCGACGCCCACGCCAGCAGGACCACAACCGCTCCCCCGAGCGCAGCAGAAAGCCACATGGGCTGAGCATAAAACCCCGGCTCAGCCCAAGTGGCGTATCGCTGACTACTGAAGTGTGCCTTCCAGCGCGTCCCGCATCCTCTCCCGCGGGGCCTTCCGGCCGGTGAACTGCTCGAATTGGCTGAAGGATTGATGAGCCAGCATGACGTGGCCGCCGACGATCGGGTACCCGTTGGCCGCGGCACGAACGGTCAAAGGCGTGGGCCACGGATCATAGATGACGTCCAGAACCGCCGTATGTCCCAGCATCGGCTCGAGTCCCTCGAGCGCCGCGGAGGGCACGGTCGAGATGATCACGTCGGCGGTGAGCGCCAGCTCCGCCAGGTCGACGTCGAAGGAAACGAACGCGAGCTGGATATCGCGGGCGTCGGCAAGCTCCTGCAGCTGCGCACGACGGTCGGAGCGGTTGACGACGGTGACCTCGCGCACCCCCAGGTCGGCGAGCGCCCACAGCGCGGGGCGGGCGGTGCCGCCGGCGCCGAGGATCAGGGCGTGCCGCGGCCGGGCGTCCTCTCCCAGCAGTTCCCTCAGTGCGCCGGCGATCCCCTCGCAGTCGGTGTTGTCCGCCCGCCAGCCGCCGTCAATCGGGACGAGGGTGTTGGCCGAACCGATGGCGCGGGCGCGCTCGGTGACCTCCGTGGCCGCCTCCAGGGCCGCGAACTTGTTCGGCATGGTCACGGAGAAACCGGCGTAGTCGCGGCCCGGCCCGGCGAGGAAGTCGGCCACCTGATCGGCGGTCATTTCAATGCGCTCATAGGACCAGTCCTCCAGTCCGAGTGCGTCATAGCCGGCGGTGTGCAGGACCGGTGACAAGGAATGGGTGATGGGCGAACCGAGTACGGCGGCGCGGGGCACGGTGACGTTCTCCTGGGATTGAGGGGGTTAGCGGTTGGAGTCGAGGACGCCGGAGTCCAGGGCCTTCTGGACGTCCCGCTGGTGGTCCTCGAAAGTGTCGTTGAACACCGTGGTGCCGTCGTTGGCGATGGTCACGAAGTAGAGCCAGTTGCCCTCTGCCGGGTTCTCCATGGCACGGATGGCCTCGTCGCTGGGCGATGCGATGGGGGTCTGCGGGAGACCGTCCATGGCGTAGGTGTTCCACGGGGTGACCCGGGCGCGGTCTTCGTCGGTGGTGGCGATCTCCACGTCGGGCAGCCCGTAGTTGACGGTGGAGTCGAACTGCAGGCGCATCGGCTCGGCGAGCCGGTTGAGGATGACGCGGGCGACCTTGTCGAACTCGCCGGCGGGGGCCTCGCGTTCGACCAGCGAGGCGGCGGTGGCCAATTCGTAAGGGGTCAGGCCGACGGCGGCCGCGCGCTCGACGATGCCGGTGTCGTTGTACCGGACCGCGGAGCGGGTGATCAGGTCTGTGAGGATGCCCTCTGCGTCCATGTGAGGGTCAATGATGTACCGGCCCGGAACGATGAGTCCCTCCAGTCGCTTCGGGTCGGCGCCCCGGGAACGGACCTGCTCCAGCGCCCACTCCGGCACGCCCAGCTGCGCCGGATCCGTGTTCGCGGCGACCTGCTCGAGCTGCTCGCGCGTGACCCGGTTGTTCTCGTCGCCGGACTGGGCGGAGACCTGGGCGATCATGGAGTAGATGCCGTAGCGGACGTCGCCGCCGACGACGTTGACGTCCATGAGGGTGGAGCCGCCGTGGACGTCGAGAAGCTCGATCTGGTTCTCCGGCGACAGCAGCGCGTCGACGGCGGCCACGGCCGACATCTGGCCCTGCAGGCGGAAGAACCCCGGCTGCACGGCGTTGGATTCCGGGTTGTTGGCCGCCGCAGTGATGAACGCCTGCTCAGAGGCGACGATGTCGCGCTCCGCGAGTTCGGGCGCCAGCTGGGTCAGCGAGGCGCCCTCCGGAATCTCCACGAGTTCCTCGGTTCCGTTGCCCGCGCCCTGGTAGTCGCTGACCTCCGAGAAGGTGCCGCCGGAGGGACCTGCCAGCTGCCACCCGATGTAGGAGACCGCGCCCACGATAAGAACCAGTGAGGCGATCAACACGGCCAGGCCGCGTTGGCGGCGCTTGACGTAGACCGGCTCCATCCGCCGGACGTGGTGGGCTGCGGATCCGGCGCCGCGGGTGCTCCTGCTCATCGGTTTACATCCTCTTCACTGTCGTTCTCGTCGGGGAAGCTGTCCTGGCCCGCGGCCGCCGCGAGGTTGCCCGCTCGCCCGTCCAGCCAGGATTGAAGGATTGCCACGGCCGCCGCCTGGTCGATGACTGATCGGCCGGCTTTCTCTGACACGCCGGAGGCCCGCAGCGCGCTGGTCGCCAGGACGGTGGTCAGGCGTTCATCGGCGAAGCGCACCGGAATCTCCAGGCCGTCGCGCCGCAGGCGTCGGCCGATGCGGAAGGCGATTTCCTTGGCGTGCTTGACGCTGCTGGACCCGGTGGAGTCAAGGTTGCGAGGCAGCCCCACGACGATTTCCACCGCGGCGTAGTCCTTGATGATTTCCACCAGCCGGTCAATGTCGGCCTTGTCACGGTCCTTGAAACCGGTCTGGCGGGTGACCGTCTCCACCGGCGTGGCCAGGCGGGCGTCCCGGTCCGAGGAGGCGACACCGATACGGACGGTTCCGACGTCGAGTCCGATTCGTCGTCCAGGGCCGGGATCGTCGACCCCGGGCACATCCGGCTGAAGCGTCATGCGCGTAGTCGGGCCTTTCCTTGTGGGGACCTGACTAAATGCCTATCAAGTCCTTGGTGGGTGCGGGCTTGAGTCTAGCCCCGACGGAGCGGCAGCTGTCGTGCACGGGGACGACGGCCAGAACGCGGGGGCTCCATGGGGCACTCGGGTTGCACGTCACGTCCTGTGACGTGCCACGGCTACAACCTAACGCCACGGAACCGCCGAGAAGGGTTTCCCTCCCGGCGTGTCCGTGATCGGTTTGTTATCTCTATCGGGAGGACAGCACGTCCCGCACGGCCGCGAACCCGGCGTCGACGCCGGCCACGTCCGAGCCCGAGCCCTGCGCCATGTCCGGCTTGCCGCCGCCCCGGCCGCCGACATACTGGCCGAAGGTCTTGACCAGGTCACCGGACTTGAGTCCCTCGTCCACCGCGGACGGGGTGGCGGCCGCGATGAACGGCACCTTGTCACCGTCGACGGAGGCCAGCAGAACGACCGCGGACTGACCTGCCAGACGGTTCTTCAGGTCGCTGGCCAGGGTGCGCAGGTCCGCCCCGGAGACTCCGTCAAGCGTCACGGCGACGAGGGTGGTCGTGCCGATCGTCTCCGCCTGCTCCAGGAGTCCGGAGGCGTTGGCCAGCAGCTGCTGGGTGCGCAGGTTCTGGATCTCCTTCTCGGCAGACTTGAGCCGTTCGGTGAGGGACTGGATGCGATCCGGCAGCTCCTCCGGCTTAGCCTTCAGGCTGGAGGCCAGCCCGGAGGCCAACGCCGCCTCCTTGGAGTAGTGCTTGAACGCGTCGATGCCCGAATAGGCCTCGATGCGGCGGGCGCCGGAGCCGACGGAGGACTCGCCCAGCACGGCGACGGGGCCGACCTCGGCGGAGCTGTCGACGTGGGTGCCGCCACAGAGCTCGATGGAGAAGGGCCCGCCGATCTCGACGACGCGGACCTGGTCGCCGTAGTTCTCACCGAACAACGCCATGGCGCCCATCTTTTTGGCCTCGTCCAGCGAGGTCTCGATGGTGTTGACCGCCAGATTCCGGTCGACGGCCTGGTTGGCGATGAGGGTGATCTCCTCCAGCTGGGCGTCGCTGAGCTGATCGGTGTAGTTGAAGTCGAAGCGCAGGTAGCCGGGACGGTTCAGGGAGCCCGCCTGGACCGCGGTCGGGCCAAGGACCTGACG from Corynebacterium guangdongense includes the following:
- the nusB gene encoding transcription antitermination factor NusB, encoding MEKNYRRRGARYRARRRAVDFLFEAETRDVDPVAIVEDRIALSRFQENGVAPVADYTSELVRGAAERLDEIDAAIERYLSQEWELRRLPAVDRAVLRVGAWEILFNPEIDAPISIVDSVEIAAEYSTDVASPYIHAVLDDIAQSSSADNPLNEAPDPGIEGGAGAAEDRQET
- the efp gene encoding elongation factor P, producing the protein MATTADFKNGMVLVIDGKLSQIVEFQHVKPGKGPAFVRTKLKEIVSGKTIDKTFNAGVKVETATVDRRDMTYLYDDGTSYVVMDDKTYEQFELGHDAFGDAGKFLLENMRVQVSFHEGNALFGELPTSVDLTVSHTEPGLQGDRSSGGTKPATLETGAEIQVPLFIETGNVLKVDTRTGEYLSRVNN
- a CDS encoding M24 family metallopeptidase, whose translation is MAYADNRFDTRRRALASALAAQRIDALLVTNLIHVRYLTGFSGSNAALLVGKDRTAVIATDGRYTTQIREEVPEIEAIIARPSAEAVLREGGRYDRIGFESEHVTVAQFEALRDVCPEDSTLVPLTGAVEKLRLIKGDYEIDALADVAALATQAMIGLLDDGELAVGRREFEVAADLEYRMRALGAERPSFDTIVASGPNSAKPHHGAGDRVIQDEDLVTIDFGAHRGGFNSDMTRTFVMGRANSTAQSVYATVLQAQRAGIAAARPGTALVDVDKACRDIITDAGYGKNFVHSTGHGIGLEVHEGPSASTSGEGVLAPGMTLTIEPGIYVPGRGGVRIEDTLVITEGAPRVITSGISTDLTVV
- the aroQ gene encoding type II 3-dehydroquinate dehydratase encodes the protein MPAVRTVLVLNGPNLNRLGKRQPEIYGSTTLADIENSVTELGAGLGLEVICRQSNHEGELIEWVHEAADNGWAVVINPGGFTHTSVALRDALAEVADGPGFVEVHISNVHAREPFRQHSYLSPIARGVIAGLGVVGYEYALRFFAP
- the aroB gene encoding 3-dehydroquinate synthase, which gives rise to MPTITVNGPSPYPVTIGHNLSDELADFITDLAPTKVAIIHQPTLTAVARRVSVDLETRNIDATMLVIPDAEEGKTLEVCGRLWDRFGELGLGRRDVVIGIGGGAATDLAGFVAAAWMRGVRVVQVPTTLLGMVDASVGGKTGINTAAGKNLVGAFHEPTAVFIDLDILNTLPEQELVAGSAEIIKTGFIADERILEIYETEKDGVAMPSHRLAELIERSVAVKASVVGEDLKESGLRETLNYGHTFGHAIELRENYAWRHGHAVAVGMMFVAELAHARGLIDKKLVRRHRNILQSVGLPTTYEPGHFDELYAAMTRDKKNRDGSIRFVVLDGEVGSTTRLVDATVDELRAAYAAISEGF
- a CDS encoding shikimate kinase, with the translated sequence MVCHTRPKVVLVGPPGAGKSTIGRRLSRALSLPLVDTDDLIAEDAGKATGAVFSELGEERFREIEAEKVAEALTTGGIVSLGGGAVLTDSTRELLASHAVVWVDVSAEEGVRRTGSDDSRPVLAAANLFEHYRQLLETRAPFYREVADYRVRTDSRSPQQVVADILGFLDAY
- the aroC gene encoding chorismate synthase, with the translated sequence MLRWTTAGESHGQALIALVENMPAGVPVTTEEISRHLARRRLGYGRGARMKFEADELTLLTGIRHGETIGGPVAIMIGNTEWPKWTTIMSPEALDMSDPEVEKAMSSGRGAKLTRPRPGHADFSGMVKYGFDDARPVLERSSARETAARVAAATLARNFLRETLGVEVISHVISIGASEPYTGPAPTPADIDAIDQNPTRAFDAAAGESMVAEIEAAKKAGDTLGGIVEVVVDGLPIGLGTHISGEQRLDAQLASALMGIQAIKGVEIGDGFEEARRRGSAAHDEMVRTEDGVARLTNRAGGIEGGMTNGQQLRVRAAMKPISTVPRALKTVDMSDGSEATGIHQRSDVCAVPAAGIVAEAMVALVLARAVLDKFGGDSLPETKANIAAYLAYVDQRLAFENGSDD
- a CDS encoding prepilin peptidase, with protein sequence MWLSAALGGAVVVLLAWASMLVVSDLGRRRLPDALTLPPAATGVAVLALAEPSLLPAGLCWALLYLGLGVAGGGIGGGDVKLALSLGALLSALSGMSGVLMAVVASAAFSVAVMTLRGSASAAHGPSMIAAAVVVGVLAAFSRWG
- a CDS encoding shikimate dehydrogenase; translated protein: MPRAAVLGSPITHSLSPVLHTAGYDALGLEDWSYERIEMTADQVADFLAGPGRDYAGFSVTMPNKFAALEAATEVTERARAIGSANTLVPIDGGWRADNTDCEGIAGALRELLGEDARPRHALILGAGGTARPALWALADLGVREVTVVNRSDRRAQLQELADARDIQLAFVSFDVDLAELALTADVIISTVPSAALEGLEPMLGHTAVLDVIYDPWPTPLTVRAAANGYPIVGGHVMLAHQSFSQFEQFTGRKAPRERMRDALEGTLQ
- the mltG gene encoding endolytic transglycosylase MltG; the encoded protein is MSRSTRGAGSAAHHVRRMEPVYVKRRQRGLAVLIASLVLIVGAVSYIGWQLAGPSGGTFSEVSDYQGAGNGTEELVEIPEGASLTQLAPELAERDIVASEQAFITAAANNPESNAVQPGFFRLQGQMSAVAAVDALLSPENQIELLDVHGGSTLMDVNVVGGDVRYGIYSMIAQVSAQSGDENNRVTREQLEQVAANTDPAQLGVPEWALEQVRSRGADPKRLEGLIVPGRYIIDPHMDAEGILTDLITRSAVRYNDTGIVERAAAVGLTPYELATAASLVEREAPAGEFDKVARVILNRLAEPMRLQFDSTVNYGLPDVEIATTDEDRARVTPWNTYAMDGLPQTPIASPSDEAIRAMENPAEGNWLYFVTIANDGTTVFNDTFEDHQRDVQKALDSGVLDSNR
- the ruvX gene encoding Holliday junction resolvase RuvX produces the protein MTLQPDVPGVDDPGPGRRIGLDVGTVRIGVASSDRDARLATPVETVTRQTGFKDRDKADIDRLVEIIKDYAAVEIVVGLPRNLDSTGSSSVKHAKEIAFRIGRRLRRDGLEIPVRFADERLTTVLATSALRASGVSEKAGRSVIDQAAAVAILQSWLDGRAGNLAAAAGQDSFPDENDSEEDVNR